From a single Sinomonas atrocyanea genomic region:
- a CDS encoding DUF3817 domain-containing protein: MIDPKPALGRAAGQRRFGGTVAQIRSALKFYRFAAYITGTMLLLLCAEMIARYAFGQFLYAGGSDAFTGKPFGFGFADADPAGVVGGANLSITILIVHGWMYVIYLISNFRLWSLMRWPFPRFILMALGGVVPFLSFIVERRMHAEAERDLESHPDAGQRY; this comes from the coding sequence GTGATTGACCCCAAGCCCGCTCTGGGCCGCGCTGCCGGGCAGCGGAGGTTCGGAGGCACCGTCGCGCAGATCCGCTCTGCCCTGAAGTTCTACCGGTTCGCGGCGTACATCACCGGCACCATGCTCCTGCTGCTGTGTGCCGAGATGATCGCCCGCTACGCCTTCGGCCAGTTCCTCTACGCCGGCGGCTCGGACGCCTTCACGGGCAAGCCGTTCGGCTTCGGCTTCGCCGATGCCGACCCCGCAGGAGTGGTGGGCGGCGCGAACCTCTCCATCACCATCCTGATCGTCCACGGGTGGATGTACGTGATCTACCTCATCTCGAACTTCCGCCTGTGGTCGCTCATGCGGTGGCCCTTCCCGCGGTTCATCCTCATGGCCCTCGGCGGCGTGGTGCCCTTCCTGAGCTTCATCGTCGAGCGCCGCATGCATGCCGAGGCCGAGCGCGACCTCGAGTCGCACCCCGACGCCGGCCAGCGCTACTGA
- the guaA gene encoding glutamine-hydrolyzing GMP synthase, with amino-acid sequence MLVVDYGAQYAQLIARRVREANVYSEIVPHTFTTEQILAKNPAAIILSGGPSSVYADGAPSVGADLFEAGVPAFGICYGFQAMANALGGVVARTGLREYGATVTTSVGEPHSLLSGVPATQNTWMSHGDSVQSAPEGFEVLATTAGAPVAAFVNAEKALGGVQWHPEVKHSDFGQKVLENFLFEVAGLEPNWTTGNIVEEQVERIRAQVGDARVICGLSGGVDSAVAAALVQRAVGDQLTCVFVDHGLLREGEAEQVERDFVAATGVKLYVANEQERFLSALAGVTDPEQKRKIIGREFIRAFEEAERAIIEEAQAAGEQIKFLVQGTLYPDVVESGGGEGAANIKSHHNVGGLPEDLRFELVEPLRTLFKDEVRAVGRQLGLPEEIVGRQPFPGPGLGIRIVGEVTAERLELLRKADAIGRAELTAAGLDDEVWQMPVVLLADVRSVGVQGDGRTYGHPIVLRPVSSEDAMTADWSRLPFDLLARISNRITNEVDGVNRVVLDVTSKPPGTIEWE; translated from the coding sequence GTGCTGGTGGTGGACTACGGGGCACAGTACGCGCAGCTGATCGCGCGCCGCGTCCGCGAGGCGAACGTGTACTCGGAGATCGTCCCGCACACCTTCACCACCGAGCAGATCCTGGCCAAGAATCCCGCCGCCATCATCCTCTCCGGCGGCCCCTCGAGCGTGTACGCCGACGGTGCGCCGAGCGTCGGAGCAGACCTGTTCGAGGCCGGGGTGCCGGCGTTCGGCATCTGCTACGGCTTCCAGGCCATGGCCAACGCGCTCGGGGGAGTCGTGGCCCGCACCGGCCTGCGTGAGTACGGGGCCACGGTGACCACCTCGGTCGGCGAGCCGCACTCGCTCCTGAGCGGGGTGCCCGCGACCCAGAACACGTGGATGAGCCACGGTGACTCCGTCCAGAGCGCGCCCGAGGGCTTCGAGGTCCTCGCGACCACGGCCGGAGCGCCGGTGGCGGCGTTCGTCAACGCCGAGAAGGCCCTCGGCGGCGTCCAGTGGCACCCCGAGGTCAAGCACTCGGACTTCGGCCAGAAGGTCCTCGAGAACTTCCTGTTCGAGGTGGCCGGGCTCGAGCCCAACTGGACCACGGGCAACATCGTCGAGGAGCAGGTCGAGCGGATCCGCGCCCAGGTCGGCGATGCCCGCGTCATCTGCGGGCTCTCCGGCGGCGTCGACTCCGCCGTGGCCGCCGCGCTCGTCCAGCGCGCGGTGGGCGACCAGCTCACGTGCGTGTTCGTGGACCACGGCCTCCTCCGCGAGGGCGAGGCCGAGCAGGTCGAGCGCGACTTCGTCGCCGCGACTGGCGTCAAGCTCTACGTCGCCAACGAGCAGGAGCGCTTCCTCAGCGCGCTCGCCGGGGTCACCGACCCCGAGCAGAAGCGCAAGATCATCGGCCGCGAGTTCATCCGGGCGTTCGAGGAGGCCGAGCGGGCCATCATCGAGGAGGCGCAGGCTGCCGGCGAGCAGATCAAGTTCCTCGTCCAGGGCACGCTCTACCCGGACGTCGTCGAGTCGGGCGGGGGCGAGGGCGCGGCCAACATCAAGAGCCACCACAACGTGGGCGGCCTCCCCGAGGACCTCCGCTTCGAGCTCGTCGAGCCGCTGCGCACCCTCTTCAAGGACGAGGTCCGCGCGGTCGGCCGGCAGCTCGGCCTCCCCGAGGAGATCGTCGGCCGCCAGCCGTTCCCCGGTCCCGGCCTCGGCATCCGCATCGTCGGCGAGGTCACCGCGGAGCGCCTCGAGCTGCTGCGCAAGGCCGACGCCATCGGCCGCGCCGAGCTGACCGCGGCCGGACTCGACGACGAGGTGTGGCAGATGCCCGTCGTGCTCCTCGCCGACGTGCGCAGCGTGGGCGTCCAGGGCGACGGCCGCACCTACGGCCACCCGATCGTGCTGCGGCCGGTCTCGAGCGAGGACGCCATGACGGCCGACTGGTCGCGACTGCCGTTCGACCTGCTCGCCAGGATCTCCAACCGCATCACCAACGAGGTCGACGGCGTCAACCGCGTGGTGCTCGACGTCACGAGCAAGCCCCCGGGCACCATCGAGTGGGAGTAG
- a CDS encoding PTS sugar transporter subunit IIA, protein MPLPGSFDRYDAQLTTPGLVILEMVADGRADATRQLATRLAAEDRIDDLEGFLADVAAREHQLATGLPGGIGLPHARSEHVRQPSIAVGITKYGHALDFGAMDGPAYVVLLIATPAASFSEHLEVLATMARSLSKEGFRDSLRRANDPDIIAELVNSALLFADP, encoded by the coding sequence ATGCCCCTGCCCGGTTCCTTCGACCGCTACGACGCCCAGCTGACCACCCCGGGCCTGGTGATCCTGGAGATGGTTGCCGACGGCCGGGCGGACGCCACCCGCCAGCTCGCCACCCGCCTCGCCGCCGAGGACCGGATCGACGACCTCGAGGGGTTCCTCGCGGACGTCGCGGCGCGCGAGCACCAGCTCGCCACCGGCCTGCCCGGCGGGATCGGCCTGCCCCACGCCCGCAGCGAACACGTCCGGCAGCCCTCGATCGCGGTGGGCATCACCAAGTACGGGCACGCCCTCGACTTCGGGGCGATGGACGGGCCCGCCTACGTGGTCCTGCTGATCGCGACGCCGGCCGCCTCCTTCTCCGAGCACCTCGAGGTCCTCGCCACGATGGCCCGCTCGCTGTCCAAGGAGGGCTTCCGCGACTCGCTGCGCCGCGCCAACGATCCCGACATCATCGCCGAGCTCGTCAACTCCGCGCTCCTCTTCGCCGATCCCTGA
- a CDS encoding SURF1 family protein → MLRTALKPQWIAALVGALVVSWVFVLLSQWQFSRSVSEAPPAPRAIEEVKPLTGVLRPGEVFPAPAADQMVTFRGSYDPRRQVLVRDRLQNGQKGWWVVTAFTVDGAPAVGGEHGAVVPVARGWITSPQDAAPPPSGHLTLTGRLEPSEAPQAAQDVAPGQIATLSVAQLINVWDVPSYTGFVGVTKEVTPSGAAAAASPGLQPLSIEAQPIEQPVNWLNIFYAVEWVVFAGFSIFLWWRLVRDDYERTQDALADAAAAEAAGGGADTAEKSTPGAEKAPSETGGNP, encoded by the coding sequence GTGCTCCGAACTGCCCTCAAGCCCCAGTGGATCGCGGCGCTCGTGGGAGCGCTTGTGGTGTCCTGGGTGTTCGTGCTCCTGAGCCAGTGGCAGTTCTCCCGCTCCGTCTCGGAGGCGCCCCCCGCGCCGCGCGCCATCGAGGAGGTCAAGCCGCTCACCGGCGTCCTGCGCCCCGGCGAGGTCTTCCCGGCCCCCGCCGCCGACCAGATGGTCACGTTCCGCGGCTCCTACGATCCGCGCCGGCAGGTGCTCGTGCGGGACCGGCTGCAGAACGGGCAGAAGGGCTGGTGGGTCGTCACCGCCTTCACGGTCGACGGCGCGCCCGCCGTCGGCGGCGAGCACGGCGCCGTGGTGCCTGTGGCCCGCGGATGGATCACCTCGCCGCAGGACGCGGCCCCGCCGCCGTCGGGCCACCTGACCCTCACCGGGCGGCTCGAGCCGTCCGAGGCGCCCCAGGCGGCGCAGGACGTGGCGCCCGGCCAGATCGCCACCCTCTCGGTGGCCCAGCTCATCAACGTCTGGGACGTGCCCAGCTACACGGGGTTCGTCGGCGTCACCAAGGAGGTCACGCCGTCGGGCGCCGCCGCGGCCGCGTCCCCTGGCCTCCAGCCGCTGAGTATCGAGGCACAGCCGATCGAGCAGCCCGTGAACTGGCTGAACATCTTCTACGCCGTCGAGTGGGTCGTCTTCGCCGGCTTCTCCATCTTCCTGTGGTGGAGGCTCGTGCGGGACGACTACGAGCGCACCCAGGACGCCCTCGCCGATGCCGCGGCCGCCGAAGCCGCCGGTGGCGGGGCCGACACTGCTGAGAAGTCCACCCCGGGCGCCGAGAAGGCGCCCTCCGAGACCGGAGGAAACCCGTGA
- a CDS encoding DUF4011 domain-containing protein, with protein MPRWSTGKRASTLATAADEREESEDVPETTSPEEEARLEAWLSALPGVTGPDTMLGYYPGTDGSIDLTRAHASGLAQLLAGRRTRLSTLLRERHDYTRAARAARNLRAKSHELANERGVDAGHLAAGLATWTSAVGGKPRRVSAPVLLAAVALTVRPEQDDFELKLTEQARINPALVRHLRSIHRIDVDAPAIEKLAYSTARLDPQPVLDRIRTLIAPIAGAQVESRLLVSTFADLEESLEDPSISAAHPVLAALASTSGSVHPAPEPLDDSRFKALDERDPEEEFLVLDADVDQQLVIDAVRAGDSLVVEAPPGTGQTQTAVNALATLVESGRSVLVIAERRASLAELHRRCDELGLGSLALQLGATVTPGQLRQQVVRSIVRNEKSQEPRLQGVYRVLRERRHQLMDHVASLHNVRERWGCSPYEAMQSLAALTSLHPAPSTTVRLKRSVLDSIRDRAGLSERLRRAAELGSFSRAAAESPWHGARLVTRRETEEARELAARLATEVPALEERMNAVAEHAAIRLERTVGGWGRQLELLVAVRESLDKFTPDIFDRPVMDLIAATAPAAWRRERGIEVTALQRSRLRRVAKEYVRPGVHLADLHSSLVLVQSQREAWSACAVSQRHPSVPSGLAELREAYVAAERGLRRLGAIVAPTKLGGRLLETDIAELRTRLDALAEDSRILRSLPERTLLEDELREHGLTDLLADLTEREAAPAVVTAELELAWWQSVLEAMISGDDYLAMSDGEQLRRAESEFARADRAHIASGAARLRWRLAREWAEAIERHPREAESLRAILKDGRISLTALERQSPRLIRPLVPVWMCSPYALAAALPRDRRFDAVLLLDADSMPLRAALPGIGRGQQIIAFGDPQVANPRPFSVSVEQQAGQPLAPSVDSALTALSRVLPSVRLRTTYRSVDEDLDLQLSRRFYSGRLRRLPDGPSVTGLDRPFLLEYLPDGTGLPSGEDGGVESVAAEVNRVVDLVFDHARHRPGVSLAVVTASAHHAARVGEAIRLQMANHPDLVAFFSGGTEPFRVVHIDRAGGLVRDHVIFSLGFGRTPHGRAMHHFGPLSEPGGRRRFALAMSRARHSLHVLSCFQPSELDVTRLSEGASDFYELLDRELGGNTQLGTPATRAAASAEALGADPLVTDLGDRLSSRGARVWHHYDGAVDMAAAIDPVLTIGREDHETSVPVAVESDGTARYRSMSVRERTRQRPELLGRLGWKHFTLWTIEVFTDPSGCAEMIAGELGLATDADENGTAGFLDGAWGGGHDGRHRPVTSAQAWEADGRTRSQRESEGTTAMSERDEAQGPDRRDRAGSADSADGGRGSEGPAGAGPDASGAAAAGPEGFGSWFADRDAADAEDPSAGEAGAAGGADAYADSGDSDANGGSTDEAGPQDGGTSAEADRDEAEAAAGEPTETGELRRPRGSRRVTVPGTGPAEADEPESAAVQRPYEPVTRRSAERARERWLKEQRPPHWG; from the coding sequence ATGCCGAGATGGTCCACAGGCAAACGAGCCAGCACCCTTGCAACGGCTGCCGACGAGCGCGAAGAGAGCGAAGACGTGCCCGAGACGACGTCCCCCGAGGAGGAGGCGCGTCTTGAGGCGTGGCTCTCCGCGCTGCCCGGCGTCACCGGACCGGACACGATGCTCGGGTACTACCCGGGGACCGACGGCAGCATCGACCTGACCCGCGCCCACGCCTCCGGCCTCGCGCAGCTCCTCGCCGGCCGCCGCACCCGCCTCTCGACGCTCCTGCGGGAGCGCCACGACTACACCCGGGCCGCCCGCGCGGCCCGCAACCTGCGGGCGAAGTCCCACGAGCTCGCGAACGAGCGCGGCGTCGACGCCGGCCATCTCGCCGCCGGGCTCGCCACGTGGACGTCCGCCGTCGGCGGCAAGCCGCGGCGCGTGAGCGCGCCGGTGCTGCTCGCGGCAGTGGCGCTCACCGTCCGTCCCGAGCAGGACGACTTCGAGCTCAAGCTCACGGAGCAGGCCCGGATCAATCCGGCCCTCGTCCGGCACCTGCGCTCGATCCACCGGATCGACGTCGACGCCCCCGCCATCGAGAAGCTCGCCTACAGCACAGCCCGGCTCGACCCCCAGCCGGTCCTGGACCGCATCCGCACCCTCATCGCCCCCATCGCGGGCGCACAGGTGGAGTCCCGGCTCCTCGTCTCGACGTTCGCGGACCTGGAGGAGTCCCTCGAGGACCCCTCCATCAGCGCGGCGCACCCTGTCCTCGCCGCCCTGGCCTCCACCTCGGGATCGGTGCACCCCGCTCCGGAACCGCTTGACGACTCGCGCTTCAAGGCCCTCGACGAGCGCGACCCCGAGGAGGAGTTCCTCGTCCTCGATGCGGACGTGGACCAGCAGCTCGTCATCGATGCCGTGCGGGCGGGCGACTCGCTCGTGGTCGAGGCCCCGCCGGGCACCGGCCAGACGCAGACCGCCGTGAACGCGCTCGCGACCCTCGTCGAATCGGGCCGCTCCGTCCTGGTCATCGCCGAGCGGCGCGCGAGCCTCGCTGAGCTGCACCGCCGCTGCGACGAGCTCGGACTCGGCTCCCTGGCACTGCAGCTGGGCGCCACGGTGACTCCGGGCCAGCTGCGGCAGCAGGTGGTCCGCTCGATCGTCCGCAACGAGAAGTCGCAGGAGCCCCGGCTCCAGGGCGTGTACCGGGTCCTGCGGGAGCGCCGTCACCAGCTCATGGACCACGTGGCCTCCCTCCACAACGTGAGGGAGCGCTGGGGCTGCTCCCCGTACGAGGCGATGCAGTCCCTCGCCGCCCTCACCTCGCTCCATCCCGCCCCGTCCACCACCGTGCGGCTCAAGCGCAGTGTGCTGGACAGCATCAGGGACCGCGCGGGCCTCAGCGAGCGGCTCCGCCGGGCGGCCGAGCTGGGCAGCTTCAGCCGCGCCGCGGCCGAGAGCCCCTGGCACGGGGCGCGGCTCGTCACCCGGCGCGAGACCGAAGAGGCCCGCGAGCTGGCCGCCCGGCTGGCCACCGAGGTCCCCGCGCTCGAGGAGCGCATGAACGCCGTGGCCGAGCACGCCGCCATCCGTCTCGAGCGGACAGTGGGCGGTTGGGGGCGCCAGCTCGAGCTCCTCGTCGCCGTGCGGGAGAGCCTGGACAAGTTCACGCCCGACATCTTCGACCGCCCCGTCATGGACCTCATCGCCGCGACCGCCCCGGCCGCATGGCGGCGCGAGCGGGGCATCGAGGTCACCGCGCTGCAGCGTTCGCGCCTGCGCAGGGTTGCCAAGGAATACGTGCGCCCAGGAGTGCACCTTGCGGACCTCCACAGCTCGCTCGTGCTGGTCCAGTCCCAGCGCGAGGCCTGGTCCGCCTGCGCCGTGTCGCAGCGGCACCCCTCGGTTCCCTCGGGCCTCGCTGAGCTCCGCGAGGCGTACGTGGCGGCCGAGCGGGGACTGCGGCGCCTCGGGGCCATCGTGGCGCCCACCAAGCTCGGGGGACGCCTGCTCGAGACGGACATCGCCGAGCTGCGGACCCGTCTGGACGCGCTGGCGGAGGACTCCCGGATTCTGCGCTCCCTCCCGGAGCGGACGCTGCTCGAGGACGAGCTCCGCGAGCACGGGCTCACGGACCTCCTAGCCGACCTCACCGAGCGCGAGGCCGCGCCCGCCGTCGTCACCGCCGAGCTCGAGCTCGCGTGGTGGCAGTCCGTCCTCGAGGCCATGATCAGCGGCGACGACTACCTCGCGATGTCCGACGGCGAGCAGCTGCGCCGGGCCGAATCGGAGTTCGCCAGGGCGGACCGCGCGCACATCGCCAGCGGTGCTGCGAGGCTGCGCTGGCGGCTTGCCCGCGAGTGGGCCGAAGCCATCGAGCGACACCCCCGGGAAGCGGAGTCGCTGCGGGCAATCCTCAAGGACGGCCGGATCAGCCTGACCGCCCTCGAGCGCCAGTCGCCGCGGCTCATCCGGCCGCTCGTGCCGGTGTGGATGTGCAGCCCCTACGCGCTCGCCGCCGCCCTGCCGCGGGACCGCCGGTTCGACGCCGTCCTCCTGCTCGACGCCGACTCGATGCCGCTGCGGGCGGCCCTGCCCGGCATCGGCCGCGGGCAGCAGATCATCGCCTTCGGCGACCCGCAGGTGGCCAACCCGCGCCCCTTCTCGGTCTCGGTCGAGCAGCAGGCCGGACAGCCGCTCGCCCCCTCGGTGGACAGCGCCCTGACCGCGCTGTCCCGCGTCCTGCCCTCCGTGCGCCTGCGGACCACGTACCGGTCCGTGGACGAGGACCTGGACCTCCAGCTGAGCCGGCGCTTCTACTCCGGGCGCCTCCGGCGGCTCCCCGACGGGCCGAGCGTGACCGGACTGGACCGGCCGTTCCTGCTCGAGTACCTGCCGGACGGCACGGGGCTGCCGAGCGGGGAGGACGGCGGGGTCGAGTCGGTCGCCGCCGAGGTCAACAGGGTGGTCGACCTGGTATTCGACCACGCGCGGCACCGCCCGGGCGTCTCCCTTGCCGTGGTGACCGCCAGCGCCCACCACGCCGCCCGCGTCGGAGAGGCCATCCGGCTCCAGATGGCCAACCATCCGGATCTCGTCGCCTTCTTCAGCGGCGGCACCGAGCCGTTCCGCGTGGTGCACATCGACCGGGCCGGAGGCCTGGTCCGAGACCACGTCATCTTCTCGCTCGGGTTCGGCCGGACGCCGCACGGGCGCGCCATGCACCACTTCGGCCCGCTGAGCGAGCCCGGCGGCCGGCGGCGCTTCGCCCTCGCGATGAGCCGGGCCAGGCACAGCCTGCACGTGCTCAGCTGCTTCCAGCCGTCCGAGCTCGACGTGACGCGTCTGAGCGAAGGGGCCTCGGACTTCTACGAGCTGCTGGACCGCGAGCTCGGAGGCAACACCCAGCTCGGCACTCCGGCCACCCGCGCCGCGGCCAGCGCCGAAGCGCTGGGGGCCGACCCCCTCGTCACGGACCTGGGGGACCGCCTGAGCTCCCGCGGCGCCCGCGTCTGGCACCACTACGACGGTGCGGTGGACATGGCGGCCGCCATCGACCCCGTGCTGACCATCGGCCGCGAGGACCACGAGACGAGCGTCCCTGTGGCCGTCGAATCCGACGGCACCGCCCGGTACCGCTCCATGAGCGTGCGCGAGCGCACGCGCCAGCGGCCAGAGCTCCTCGGACGCCTCGGGTGGAAGCACTTCACGCTGTGGACCATCGAAGTCTTCACGGATCCCAGCGGCTGCGCCGAGATGATCGCCGGGGAGCTGGGCCTGGCCACGGATGCCGATGAGAACGGCACAGCCGGATTCCTCGACGGGGCCTGGGGCGGCGGCCACGACGGGCGCCACCGCCCCGTCACGTCCGCGCAGGCCTGGGAGGCCGACGGGAGGACCCGCAGCCAGCGGGAGAGCGAGGGGACCACGGCCATGAGCGAGCGTGACGAGGCCCAGGGCCCCGATCGGCGGGACCGGGCAGGCAGCGCGGACAGCGCGGACGGGGGCCGCGGAAGCGAGGGCCCGGCCGGTGCCGGGCCGGACGCTTCCGGCGCCGCAGCCGCGGGTCCGGAAGGCTTCGGGTCGTGGTTCGCCGACCGCGACGCGGCCGATGCTGAGGACCCGTCGGCGGGGGAGGCCGGGGCCGCTGGCGGCGCCGACGCCTACGCTGACAGCGGTGACTCCGACGCCAACGGCGGGAGCACCGACGAGGCGGGGCCGCAGGACGGCGGCACCTCCGCTGAGGCGGACAGGGACGAGGCGGAGGCCGCCGCCGGCGAGCCCACCGAGACCGGCGAGCTCCGCCGCCCCCGCGGGTCCCGCCGCGTGACCGTTCCCGGCACGGGGCCCGCCGAGGCGGACGAGCCGGAGTCCGCGGCCGTCCAGCGGCCCTACGAGCCGGTGACGCGTCGGAGCGCCGAGCGTGCGCGCGAGCGGTGGCTCAAGGAGCAGCGGCCTCCCCACTGGGGCTGA
- a CDS encoding glycerol-3-phosphate dehydrogenase/oxidase, producing the protein MTAQLSPEYREASLSRLRESTQPGRELDILVVGGGVVGAGSALDAATRGLEVGIVEMRDWASGTSSRSSKLIHGGLRYLEMLDFRLVQEALQERGLLLQRIAPHLVHPVPFLYPLTRRFWERPYVGTGMVLYDTLGLTRHGTGLPIHKHLFRRGTLRAAPSLREDAMIGSVRYYDAQVDDARMVAGLVRTAAQYGAHAANRVAVVDFLREGERVVGARMRDHETGSEFEVRAKQVINATGVWTDETQGMVTDRGQLKVRASKGVHLVVPRDRFQSTVGLILRTEKSVLFVIPWGRHWIIGTTDTDWKLEKAHPAASSSDIDYILEHVNRVLKRPLTREDVEGVYAGLRPLLAGESESTTKLSREHVVAHPVPGLVVVAGGKYTTYRVMAKDAVDEATRAMDERIAPSCTDRVPLVGAEGYRAVWNRRHRLADRSGVHVARVEHLLRRFGSLTEEVLALVKERPELAEPLPGADDYLRAEAVYATTHEGARHVEDVLTRRTRISIEAWDRGVSAAPVVADLMAPILGWSQTQRDNEVAHYLARVEAERLSQQQPDDESAEAARMGAEDIVPVK; encoded by the coding sequence ATGACCGCACAGCTCAGCCCGGAGTACCGGGAAGCCTCCCTCTCCCGGCTCAGGGAGTCCACCCAGCCCGGCCGCGAGCTCGACATCCTCGTGGTCGGCGGCGGAGTGGTCGGCGCCGGCTCGGCGCTCGACGCGGCGACGCGCGGGCTCGAGGTCGGGATCGTCGAGATGCGGGACTGGGCCTCCGGGACCTCCTCCCGCTCGTCGAAGCTCATCCACGGCGGTCTGCGGTACCTCGAGATGCTGGACTTCCGCCTGGTCCAGGAGGCCCTGCAGGAGCGGGGCCTCCTGCTCCAGCGGATCGCACCCCACCTCGTGCATCCGGTGCCGTTCCTGTACCCGCTCACCCGGCGCTTCTGGGAGCGGCCCTACGTGGGCACGGGCATGGTCCTCTACGACACGCTGGGGCTCACCCGCCACGGCACCGGGCTGCCCATCCACAAGCACCTGTTCCGGCGCGGCACGCTCCGGGCCGCGCCGAGCCTGCGCGAGGACGCCATGATCGGCTCCGTCCGCTACTACGACGCGCAGGTCGACGACGCCCGCATGGTCGCCGGGCTCGTGCGGACCGCGGCGCAGTACGGCGCGCACGCGGCCAACCGGGTGGCGGTCGTGGACTTCCTGCGCGAGGGCGAGCGCGTGGTCGGGGCGCGGATGCGGGACCACGAGACCGGCTCGGAATTCGAGGTGCGGGCCAAGCAGGTCATCAACGCCACCGGGGTATGGACGGACGAGACCCAGGGGATGGTCACCGACCGGGGTCAGCTCAAGGTGCGCGCCTCCAAGGGCGTCCATCTCGTGGTGCCCCGGGACCGGTTCCAGTCCACGGTCGGGCTCATCCTGCGCACCGAGAAGTCGGTCCTGTTCGTCATCCCGTGGGGGCGGCACTGGATCATCGGCACCACGGACACCGACTGGAAGCTCGAGAAGGCCCATCCGGCCGCGTCCAGCAGCGACATCGACTACATCCTCGAGCACGTCAACCGGGTCCTGAAGCGGCCCCTGACGAGGGAGGACGTCGAGGGCGTCTACGCCGGGCTCAGGCCGCTGCTGGCCGGTGAGAGCGAGTCCACGACCAAGCTCAGCCGGGAACACGTCGTCGCCCATCCTGTCCCGGGCCTCGTGGTCGTGGCGGGCGGGAAGTACACGACGTACCGGGTCATGGCCAAGGACGCGGTGGACGAGGCAACCCGCGCCATGGACGAGCGCATCGCTCCCTCCTGCACCGACAGGGTCCCGCTCGTGGGGGCCGAGGGGTACCGGGCAGTCTGGAACCGGCGGCACCGCCTGGCCGACAGGTCTGGCGTCCACGTGGCCCGGGTCGAGCACCTCCTGCGCCGCTTCGGCTCGCTCACGGAGGAGGTCCTCGCGCTCGTCAAGGAGCGGCCCGAGCTCGCAGAGCCGCTGCCGGGCGCCGACGACTACCTCCGTGCGGAGGCCGTGTACGCCACCACCCACGAGGGCGCCCGGCACGTCGAGGACGTCCTGACCCGCCGCACCCGCATCTCCATCGAGGCGTGGGACCGCGGCGTGTCCGCGGCGCCCGTCGTCGCGGACCTCATGGCCCCGATCCTCGGCTGGAGCCAGACCCAGCGCGACAACGAGGTGGCGCACTACCTCGCCCGCGTCGAGGCCGAGCGGCTGAGCCAGCAGCAGCCGGACGACGAGTCCGCGGAGGCCGCGCGGATGGGTGCCGAAGACATCGTCCCGGTAAAGTAA